A region from the Thermanaeromonas toyohensis ToBE genome encodes:
- a CDS encoding HNH endonuclease yields MMIAIAMTDLDWFFYLREFTFDEVNFWTPTPWRFRKLKPGEKFYFLLKSPIRRIGGYGYFGYYDEMSARDAWEKFGKANGVPDFSILVKKINDYASRNSNRYIYSNNPLIGCIIIEKPVFFNDDEFFEPERYQKPVPSSIVKFKTFTEDFPGYAIRNHLNLRQSFHLVEDNTGVNYRISKSKDRSGQSQFRQQVLEAYGYKCCISGETCLEIIEAAHIQPYINENSNHVQNGIPLRVDLHRLFDLGLITIDTEYKVRISDQLSSSDYNCYRNRAIYLPEDPTKYPSKEALTYHNKMVFRGKLK; encoded by the coding sequence ATGATGATAGCAATTGCTATGACTGATTTGGACTGGTTTTTCTACTTGAGAGAGTTCACCTTTGATGAAGTTAACTTTTGGACACCTACACCGTGGAGATTTAGAAAGCTTAAACCTGGTGAAAAATTTTACTTCTTGCTTAAGTCTCCTATTAGAAGAATTGGCGGATATGGTTATTTTGGTTATTATGATGAAATGTCTGCTAGAGATGCATGGGAAAAGTTCGGTAAGGCAAATGGGGTTCCAGATTTTTCTATACTTGTTAAAAAAATCAATGACTATGCGAGCCGTAATTCAAATAGATATATTTACTCAAATAATCCACTGATTGGATGCATTATCATCGAAAAACCTGTGTTCTTTAACGATGACGAATTCTTCGAACCTGAGAGATATCAAAAACCCGTTCCTTCTTCTATTGTTAAGTTTAAAACTTTTACAGAAGATTTTCCTGGCTATGCTATAAGAAATCATTTAAATCTCCGTCAGTCTTTTCATTTAGTCGAAGATAATACAGGGGTAAATTACCGAATTAGCAAATCAAAAGATCGTTCCGGACAAAGTCAATTTAGGCAACAAGTTTTAGAAGCATATGGATATAAATGCTGTATATCAGGAGAAACATGCCTTGAGATCATAGAGGCTGCACACATACAACCATATATTAACGAAAATAGTAACCATGTTCAGAACGGAATCCCACTTAGAGTGGACTTACATAGGCTATTTGATTTGGGCCTAATTACAATAGATACAGAGTATAAGGTTAGAATTAGTGACCAATTGAGTTCATCAGATTATAATTGTTACAGAAATAGGGCTATCTACTTGCCGGAGGATCCCACAAAATACCCATCTAAAGAGGCTCTGACTTATCACAATAAAATGGTTTTTCGAGGAAAATTAAAATGA